The Elaeis guineensis isolate ETL-2024a chromosome 12, EG11, whole genome shotgun sequence sequence TTTAGGCATGTCTATGTCAACTTTGTCGCAACTTAAGTGCAACATGAAGCCCAAATTATTACTTGCATAAGTGCACCAACTCAATTAAGATCCATGCCTAATTTTGGAACctctctttaaaaaatatttgtgcACATGTAACTAATCCTCGTAATTCATTTATTTAACTTGTCAAGTTTGTTCTTTGCCTCCATCAAGCATTATGATGCTGCTTGTTTGGCCACTTGCTCATTTGAACCACCACGAATTGATTAGAATGTTTAGCCACTGGTTTGCCTGGCTAGTTGTTTATTGCTATCCTCTTACTAATCAATTTGTCTTGCACTTTGACTACAATACACCTACCAATGAGGGAAATGAAAGCTTGAAGCCTCACAATCCCTTCTCAAGTATAGAAATGGTTCTTTTTATCTCCTTTATTTTCTTGCTAGATTGGATCTGGTTCATTACTTGAGCCTTCAAAGCTATATATAGACTCAGCTTAAGCAGATCTCAGAATTTACTTTCAATTTGAGGCTAGATTGACAAAGGATGCATCTAGCTAGTTATGCTAGGTTCCTacatttattaaaagaaaaattcttgagaGCATTGATCCCCTTCATACACCTACATgcagaattttaacttcaaatgtaAAATTAATTAATCATAGTATTATACAGTAAATTTTCAAATAATTCTTTTTAACTTTCTCTTTTTTCACATGACACTGGTTAGCTGCTCATTCTTCCAAAATTTTGAGaaatattaggatgatagctgtgTATTTTCATTCAGCATCAAAATGCTTCTATATGTAGCATCCACCAACAAACACCAACTGTATATGCTAGCAATGATTGTCAGCTATATTCACATATCTTCCATCAAAATGTTTCTCCAAAAGCCACATATGACCCATAACAGTAAGTGGCCAAGAAGGTCATGATGAAAGAGAGCGTTGTTAGTACGTAACTGAGGGAAGTTAAGAATTTGGAAGAATCTTCAGCACAAGCAGCAACGTTTACGGATTAACTTTAAGAGGCCAAGTGAATCCTCCAATAAGCTACCTCGTGAAAACAAATCAGACCATCTAACTTCCAGAAGAAGATTAGGCAAGCACCTAGTTTGTCATCTCTTTCTTCTATACCGGCAATTCTTCACAGAACGGTTAAGaacaaagaaagaagagaaacgtGAAACCCGGAAGCTAGCAAGGAATTAGTTGCTAACTGCATCAAACATATGAATATATGTTATTTATTGGAGAAGACCTTTTAAAGGCAACCATATATCAAGGACAACAAGATATCGATTTCATGTCCCCTAAATGATGATATAATACATATgtacgtacatatgtatgtatataacacCTCAAACTTATAAGAAACTATGCATATCACCATCATCCAAACACCTCCCAGAGGGACCAGAATAGCGATACACATCTCTAAGTTTTGCATAAATGATCATTTGCTCAGATCGGAACTGGAAGAGGTTGTCATACAGATTATAGCAACTTGAATAAGTAATGCATGCAAAGGAAGGAAATCGGTACATCATACAAGTGCACGCCAAAGTAAGACTACAAAGCAACATAAGCATTAAATTAAAGTTTAAACATTACATTAAGGTAACAAGGTCTCTCCTGCATGTCTTTTTCCCATAGTAAGATAAATGAATATAATGTGATAACAAGATGACCATAGTTTGAAGAGTTTCCTTTATTAACACCTTACATGCAATAGGAAGACACCTGAGCCCAGTAACTACATTGCAGGTCCTTCTACAAATACTTTTTATCATCCATGAAATGGACTTCAACACACGCACATCCTCTTGCTTTATACATAAGCCAGAAGTATAAGAGAAAGCAGATAAATGAATCAGATTTATTGAGCCTAAAACTTGTCAAGAAACAAATCATGAAAGGTTGCAAAAAAGGCAAGCAAAAAAATAGTAATCAGAATATTTAAGGATGGGAAATGCATACCTATGCAGAAGCATCCTGTGCTTGAGATGGTCCAGCAACATTTGCTGGAGACCTGCAATCAATAAAAGTTTTGTTGGATTTTAACATTTCAATACATATGTGATTTATAAAAAACAACAGAATGATAAATATCTGTTAGTCTTTTAACCAGATAGAAATTGGAAATCTTAAGTTGTGCCCTTTCCAAGCTGTTTTGGCTGCTGATGATTTCTAGCAAGAGaatgtgaaagaagaggagataTTTGATTTGGAAATGAAAATACAAAGACTCTGATATGTACAGCATCAGCAGCTCCATGAAGCCCTGAAACATAAAACTACCGGAAGGACCAAATTAACTAATTAAGCCCTAACCAATCTACCAGTCTTGCAGGGTTATTGAGTCCATGAATCTTATATAGAAACATGAAGCAACTATGAAGAACCAAAATTCAAAATCAAGTGACCAAGGATTCACCTAATCCAATCTATGGCAATCTAATACTGCTCAAAATACCATCTCCAATGTTACACCGGCAATATAATATCATGAACATGACTATCGAACTATATCACTAAAAGGTAGAGAAATTACATTGACACTATCAACTCCATTTTCCCCCTAAAGCAAAAGGTTTCAAATCATTGGTCACGGGACGTAAAGAAGCAGCAGCAGTCAATCTTAAGTATTATATGGTCTGGCAGAACAAAGCATGACCAGTATAGTAAACTTAAGTGAGATGTTAAACCATCACATCATAATGAACATCTGTGCTCTTCTATATTGTATTTAGGAAAATTGTGCAATAACTTGAGCAATCAATCCATCCATTACTAGTATAGGGGAAAGTATGGCGAGCTGCTTACCTAGCTTCTCCTCCTGGGTATAAAACAGGAGTCATAAAGACTGATGGCTCATATAGATGGCTAAATAGTTCTTTCTGAGTGAAAGGCTGGAGCGCGCCATTTTCCAAATCAAACATCCCCACTTCCTCAAACCTGCACATCGCATGATAATTGTAGTGAAGGTCTGTAAAATAGATGAAATTTTTCTTGCATCCAGGAAATTCCTCCTCTAAGATCGGCAAAGCCTGATCGTGGGTCAAGAGCAACGCCATCTTCCCCAAATCCTTGGTCTCCACCCACGTTCCCGTCTCATTATCCAGCTTATAAACTTCAATTTTGACCGTCCTGCAGATGTGCTCCCCATGCTCTATCAAAGCAGTGCACCGGAGCCGAGCGACAAACAGGAGGTCACCGTCGACTTCCACAAGATAATTCGGGAAGCCACTGCGCCCAGAGGCAGAGGCAGAGATAATAGTTCTCGGGACGGGGCTCGCGAGGTCGCAGACCACGACGGTGGGATCGGCGGTGGCAGCGTAAAAGCGGCCGTTGTAGTGGACGAGATCGGAGTAGATGCCATAAGGGTCATTGATGACGGTCCATTTGGCATCGCCAAGGCGGCAAAACGTGAGTTTGCCGGTCGCACCATTGATCGCCATAATGGTGCAGTGGTGGGATCAACGACGGGGTCGGCAGACAGGACGGCCTTCAAGAGGGAGCGGCCGCGGAGGCACTGGGGAGGGTAGAGCCTTTCCATTCCGATGGAGGGAGGAACGGGAAGGGGGATCTGGGAGTGGGCGAAGGGGTGGACGAGGTGCATGTGGAGGCGGCGGTCGACGGTGACGAGCCAGCCGCGGGAGGCGCCGCAGATCCAGCGGTGGAAGAGCTCGGGAACGTGGAGACGGAGGGGGCGGCGGTTGGCGAGGGGGAGGAAGACGAGGTGGCCGTCCTCGGCGTGGTGGGGCTGGTCGAAGGGGAGCATCCAGGGGCGCTCGAGGGGGGGCCGGGCGGCGCGGCGGGCGGTGGCCCAGGGCTTGCAGACGGCGGTGAAGCGGAGGTAGTCGGAGAGGAGGGGGAGGCGGGAGGCGATCTGGGCGAGGAGATCCTTCGGGAGCTCCGACCAGTCGCGGGAGAAGGCGTCCATGGCGGCGGCGCTGGAAGGTGTGGGAAGGAGGGGGTGTGAGAGCGATGTTAAAAGGGGGCTGGTGTGGAATGGTGTGACACGAGCGGGCAGGCGTCGCGGTAGGGCGTCACAAAGTGGCGGGCGGAGGGAAGGGGATGCATGCAACAGCGTGGCAGCGTGGGAGGGCGGTGAGCCTTTTAACGAAAAGTAACGGCGATGGGGGAAGACGACAAGGCCCGAGTAACAGGTGGAGTCGTGGGCGCGTCGCTGGGCCTGGTGGCGCACGAGGGGAGACTCGtgtgatttaaattcaaatttcctaTTTTATATAGCAATCCGATATTATTTTGAGATGTGTGTTAATTTGTAGTTTAGCAATCCGAAATTATCCGATATCCGTTCTTAATGTCAGAAATCCAAAATTATcttcaaataataattttaaattaaaatttaatgataaaaatatttctcaatctaacaaaaaaaattaatatatcaatgtaccattaatatattatacaatattatgtataatattatattatattatgttgatattatatattatatttattatatatattatgttatattattaattatattattgtattcaatgataattttaaattataataaaaatatattattttattttatattgatataataaaattatttaatatatcacTCCAATTTGCCCTCGTTTCCTTGTCATAATAAATATTTGTATTGAactatattataagtataaacaaGAATATTAGTTCTATGACGACACATAATATATCTTTAttggattaataatttatagaactattaaatatattttgatgaaatatatTAATGGttgatatattaatattttatcatagtatattttatatgattgactaatatatttttatcaaaaatattagaaGTAGTTTTGGTTAATATATGTCCAGTAATCTAGGATTCTGATGAATATCAAATAGATTATTCATGGATACTTGACAATTTTTAATTATCAGAATATAGTATACTAAATATAGCAATCTTAAATAATCGAAATTTAAATTATCTCGGGACAAAAATCACTAGTGATTTAGAATTATCAGACAGATTATTCATGAATACTTgagaatttttaattattgaaatataGCATCTAAATATAGTAAACTTAAATAATTGAAATTTAGATTATCTTAAGATAAAGATCACTTGTGATTTAAAATTATCCCAGTGATCCTATTTCTTGAACACCATCTATAGTGGTGTGAAATATGGGAGGAAAAATTATAAGCTCTCTGTACTATaatatttagaatataaaaattattccatgataataaataaaatatcaaaaaatagattCTACTATATTTGATAGTCCAAAGTTTGTATTTTTGCATAATAACAGAGGAATCATTTCAAGGTTAACACATAGAAATGGATAGTGAAAATTCTGTGTAAGAGCTACATTTTACATTGTGTGACCTGAGAACAACTCTAAGAAAAGTCTGAAGATGCTGTATAAAATgtgaaaataatataaaaatagatagaaatgctaatatatttcaaaatttatcatAAGGATAAAATTTATTGTTTCCATTTTGTGACCCAATAACCATTTTTTAAGGTCATTACATGAATCATCGGAAGTAAAACCTACAATAAGATCCAACTATCATTGGCTTATACGAACCAAgaatatgaaatattaaaaataaaaagttcGATCACagcataataataaattattgatAGCTTAATTGTCATGTTCCATTTTCCACATTCATAATATTGGTCCCAGCATGGTTCTATGGACTTTGTATCAATAGACGGTGCTTGGTCTTGTCATAATTTAACGAACAATGAGCCGAGCTTGAGGCTATTTGGAATTATTATTACTTGTACAAAATTATCTTCAAACTCAACTTGTTTGGGTACGATATCAAATTCAATTTCTGTTTGAAAAAAAccataattaaatcaatcttaaACCCTTAGATATTTCATGAAGCTGAAAATGTTTGGGTTagtttatcattcatatttttaatttaagtttGGCAGTTTCTAAATCAATCGAGCTTAATTTGATATGTTATTAAGCCCAACATGCTAAAATATTAGTTTTATATAATATACACGCACTAAAATGAATGCCATGGCCGTACCAAGTTTCTCCATAAACCCTCGTAATAGTAATGTCGTTGTTAAAGCTTTTTATTTTGGataataattatcaaaatataataatatcattaataaaaaattattggctCATTAAATCATATTAAATAAAAACTATTATATCAGtactattaaattaatataaaaattaatgttATTATTGATAATCATATTTGCCCAATGCATGTTgataatgaaaattatttttctttaataaaaattattattttattattattattaaacaacaataacaacaacaacaataataataataataaattataaataattataaaaatagtaataataataataataaaacttATGCATTGGCTGagtttattgtttttattttctgactgttAGGCtcgttattaaaaattttatttgatcaataaaaacccAAACAGTCACAGACGATTATATTAGTTGGCTATAAAAAGACTCATTTGGAAATTATCCTTCTTTGCCCATTTCTCCATGCCACTCGTCTTCCTGCAGCTGCACACCTCCTCCCTCCTCCTCTATCTACCTCTCCACCACTCACCTCCTTGCCACCGCATGCCGCCTCCTTTGTTCTCCTCCACACATCTCTTTATCACTCGAGCCCACCACTGTACGCTACGCCCTTCTCCTTTTTTGCCCACCATTTCACCGCTTGGGCCTACCACTTAACTCTCTGTCGCCACATATtgctctcttcctcctcctccaccacTCATCTTTGCACCGTCACATGCCGCCCTCTTTCTCCTTTGTCCTCAATAAAGACCTAAgctccctctccttttcttcctcctcttcgaTATTCAGAACATCCCAACCACCCCCCCACACCCCAACCCCCTCCCTTCCTCCTCCTATTCCTCCATCGTTGGTGACAACCCTGTCGCCCCACcccgctcctcctcctccaccctcGATGCATGCCCCCCTCTCCCAAACTTCTCCTCCTTCTCGAGCCTTCTCCAACTCTGCCACCCACCATCGTGGAGAAATCACAATTTGAGAGAGGAGGGGTGGGGTGAAGGCTTTTGACAAAACAAAAATCTggcatatttaatttaattataggaCTTGCCATCCAttttaatattcaaataatttggaTCTTTGAGATATTTATCGTATCAGCCACACACATTGATGCTCCAAACTGATTGCTGATGGTGAAATTCAAGCCATCTATCTTTAATCTGACGATCAGAAGTATGTCAGTTATAAAAAGATTAAACCATCTTTTGAAGCATCATAGCAAAATCCTATGTTTAAAAATCCTCAACATACCAtacttttttatttcttattgtatgatattattaatttatcaaaatatattattttacaaTATCGAGATATACACATATACTTCTATAACTTTGTATCAAGAAttcatctttaaaaaaaaaaacaaagcccTCATACCTATCGTTGTCGCTAAACTCT is a genomic window containing:
- the LOC105036862 gene encoding LOW QUALITY PROTEIN: F-box protein At2g26160 (The sequence of the model RefSeq protein was modified relative to this genomic sequence to represent the inferred CDS: inserted 1 base in 1 codon) — translated: MDAFSRDWSELPKDLLAQIASRLPLLSDYLRFTAVCKPWATARRAARPPLERPWMLPFDQPHHAEDGHLVFLPLANRRPLRLHVPELFHRWICGASRGWLVTVDRRLHMHLVHPFAHSQIPLPVPPSIGMERLYPPQCLRGRSLLKAVLSADPVVDPTXCTIMAINGATGKLTFCRLGDAKWTVINDPYGIYSDLVHYNGRFYAATADPTVVVCDLASPVPRTIISASASGRSGFPNYLVEVDGDLLFVARLRCTALIEHGEHICRTVKIEVYKLDNETGTWVETKDLGKMALLLTHDQALPILEEEFPGCKKNFIYFTDLHYNYHAMCRFEEVGMFDLENGALQPFTQKELFSHLYEPSVFMTPVLYPGGEARSPANVAGPSQAQDASA